DNA sequence from the Gadus morhua chromosome 21, gadMor3.0, whole genome shotgun sequence genome:
tcccccagcactgtgttgttaaggcctTGACAACAAtaggccccgccttgactaccaatgtatataaaaaaaaaatatatatatatatatttttcttttttttctttttttaattattatgcattaacaaagtagaaaactctcgtagggaaagaaaacatacttccatccggtgtaaaaaaaaaagatcaataatgcattgGTAATACTGTTCAGAACAATGGTCGTGCCATAAAgctcccccccgctccttgaccagCTTGACTAAGACAATTACTGGGGGAAACAATGTGCCCGCATGCAATACAAACCTACTTTTGTAAAAGGATACGGATACGTCTTCagggaataaataaataggcccATATTTGCTTTCAGTTATTCCAATGAACCTGTGTTTCTCCGGATAAACCAAAGAAGTGCCAGACTGCATGACATGGCAGATTCTTTCCGGGTCTCTTCCCAGCAAAAATCTAGATCATATTAGTAGGCCAGGTGGcgctgaaaataaaaaaaattaagtaaaCGAGTGAAGACTAGCATGAAGTGTGCCTTGTATGAAAAAGAAAATCCCTTTTTCAAATGTTCCACATCTCTTGCAGGCAGTGCCCATCAAGCTGATCTACGCCTATGGACAGACGGATGAAATTAAGTACCACGGTTTCAACAGGGGGACTAAAGAGGTTAATCTTCTCAGATACATAACCAGAGACAGGTCCCAGGAAGGAGAGCATTTTGATTTCAAAATTGACAATGTGAGTAACTTTTTACAATGCTCCGGGATTCCAAATAATACAATACTACAATGTATATTTGCTATCCTGGCTTGTTCGGAACTGAATCGGGGCTTCCTTTGCAGATCACCATCCCTGCCAATATCACCTACTATCACTGCAGGGTCATGAAGATGCCACGGTTCGATGTGACCCAACACGTGTATCGGGTAATATTTCTTGTTGTAGTCGAGTGTAGCACATTCACAGACAACGTTGGGATTGTCCGTTATAGAGCTAGACCGAAGCTGGACTTTATACTGGATACCGATGTATCTTATATCGGCCAATATCGGCCGATAAAATCGGCCAACCGATATATGGGTGGGGCATTGGTCGGTTACTCGTCGGTGTTCGTTGAGGTGACATGGTCTAGTAGTTCATAAAACCACATCATGCAGCCGCTAAGTGGTCTACCGCTGTCACAAACGGTGTCAACAACCTCAAACAAAACCAACGACCACACTCACGGCATTCGTGGTGTTGCGCCATCCGTCTTCCATACTCTCTCTTCtgaactccacctcctcccgccCAGATTGAGCCTCGCATTGACAACCTGGATATGGTTCACCACATGATCCTCTACGGCTGTCCTCTCCACGTGACGGACGACTACGACGGCCCCTGCTACGCCGGGAACAAGGCCGACAACTGCATCAAAGTGATGGCCGTCTGGGGCGTCGGCGCCGGGGTGAGTCCGGACACCGCAGCGTTCACTTCCGTCTCCGCCGGCTCCGTTCCGCTCTCGAGCCACGCCTTGTTCACACCacacatgcgtccgtcgacggaaGGGGGCTTTTTGACGTATCCATGTGTTTTTCCGGGTTGTATCACAAAGGCAATTTCGTTGGACAGTGTCCGTGCTTATATTTGCATaactgattggccgacggatccgtcgctgcctgaacGCCACGGAGCCGACgggacggacggacccacaatgcctATGCAATGCAAAGTCAATTAGATCCGTCGATTGGcggaggtagtgtgaacaaggtgTTGCATTAGCTGACGGTTGTGTTGTGAGACTCGCCGTCGATCATTTATATTAAGGGGACATTGctgactcttttatccaaagcaacgtacaaccattcattcacacacagacggcaaccacagggtgaggcgtcttgctcagagacacctcgacacatGGAGggttgaactagcaaccttctgatTACCATTCACCCActttacctcctgagccacctCCAACCTGCCACTGCTGCTTAATTTGAAACTTGTACATTTGTAGCTTTGTTCAACTTTATAGTTTCTCTGTTTCAGGCGTATGAGCTTCCAGCAGATGCGGGCATTCCCATCGGAGGCCCTAACAAGGACACACTGTACAGGCTGGAAACCCATTACAATAACCCGGCCACCATAGCAGGTGAAGATTCTCATGCTCTCTTTACGTTAAAGTTGATACACTTTCACAACCATATCGACAGAGGTTGCATGTATCTTTGCAGAGATTGACGTGACAACGTGTTCTCTTTTGGCCCACAGGAAGGCAGGATAGTTCAGGCCTGAGGATACGCCATACATCTAACCTGAGGAGGTACAACGTAGGAACCCTCACCACCGGAGTGGTGCCTTCACATGATTACAGAATCCCCCCCGGTGCCACACAGTTCCACACGTACGGGACGTGTAAcacatctctgttttcagaggTATGCAATCGATCGAAAAGCATTGGGCTTTCATTTTActtttagggcgtttagcagacgtttttatccaaagccactcacAGCggttcattcacacaccgacggcggactcggtcatgcagggcgacagccagcttgctGGAAGTAGTCTGGGttgggtgtcttgctcagggacacgtcGACCACCAGGATCGAACAAGGAACCGTCCGGTTACTCTGCCACCTGAACTAACCCCTGgcttatccaaagcgatttacaataagtacatttgttagaagaagagaaacaatatatcactgttggtacagtaaggatgtacATAGAACTAGGTGCTAACACctacaattgttaggttaacccattcccagaacacaacaaagatagctaggataaggtgcTACACAATGCAAAGTACTTTTTAAGTGAAAGGACATTCATGTTTATTGAGGATACAACCACACATGAGGTGTGAACCAGGGTCTGCCCGTGTTGGATCTTTGTGTTTCATGTACTGCTCTCCACTTCCAGCTCATGGAAGATCCAGTACCGGACCTTAAAGTGTTTGCCTTGCTTTTACACACTCACTTGGCTGGAAGGAAAATCCGAGCTGGCTTATTCAGGTGAGGACATGTGGGTGTTGCCGGATGGATTAGCAATTATAACGTGTTGTAATACATCTTTATAAACCTTGTAAAGCTAGGAAGACCTTGTAATTAAATTTGATTcgatttaatttaaatgtaaattaaatgtaatttaTATTGAATGgaaatataattataaataaattataaattatattacattatattgaATTGAAATTGCATTCAATTGAATTTAAATTTAACTTAATTGAATCAATATTGCTATTCCACTCagtaatatttataatattactaagtaatataataatattgagAATATTACTAAGACTGGAAATGAGCAACATTAAAAATACGAGGACTCTCCTTGAACCTCAGCACATGCTGGGATCCAAGTCGCTGACTCATGTCTCGGTTCCTCTTGATTTGAATAGAGACGGGCAGCAGGTGGACTTCCTGGCCTTGGATGAGAACTACGATTTTGCGATGCAggaggtgatcagcgttggcaGCATCAAGACCATCAAACCGGTAAGCATCTGTCGTTGCTTTTTATATGTTGGGAGTTTTTTTCCCTGCTCTCGGATTACAAATCATACATTGTTGTAGTGTGATATCCGTTATGGTTTGGGATGCTCTTAACCTGTTACTTTTTCTCTCAAAGAACGATACCATTTTGGTGGAGTGCAACTACATGACTACCAACCGCAGTGGATACACCCATGTGGGTAAAGTGTGACACGTGAACGAGGCTTTTCATTTGACGTTTTTAAGTTTGTTCTTCCTCTTCGCCACAAAGTTAGTAGGCTACTCCGCCCTTCTGGGCAGTGCCAAACGGTTTCAACGAATGCCGTTGGTTTAAAAATCACCTGCTCTAGagaatataaaacaataatatatacatatatattttaatataatcATGCGTCTTCTCATTAATGTACAACAATGACTTGTGGTTTGTTAGTCTGACGTCCTTGTTTTCCTTGGTAGATGGGACTTGGTACAATGGATGAAATGTGCCTGGCTTTCCTGCTCTACTATCCTGAAATCCCAATCAACTCGTGTTGGAGCACTCCAGACCAGCGAAATATAGAGAGGTAGGAACGttacgcacatatacacatatttaaataggcctaccaaTTCCTAAAATGTGTCTTTGCTGTAGCGTTCCCAATGAGCTCCAACCGGCAGATCAGGAAGATATTATCACCTATGAAAACCAACTGAGCTCAAGTCCACAATATCAGATCGTTTCAAGAAATGAGGTAAGTGTAAGCGTCGACCATGACCTTTCATGTGTAATATCATTTTTAATTCAGATGTTCCCTCATTTTCACCATGAATCGGGATGATAATCTGATCAACTAGTTCAGATGCCCATCCATCCCAAATTAATTTTTGAGCAGTATACCATCATGGTGTAACCGTTAATTAATAGCTTTTCAAAGATTTAAAAGCTATTCATTCATCGCCAGCTATTAGTACCTGAAATGCATTGTGAGAATATCTGCTTTGAGTACACTGCACCTGCCtctctattatattatattatatatatatatatattatatattatatatctttATTATATTTACGATTGATGTATAAGAATAATTTCAAatcaatcagggcatctcttctgAGATTAGTTCTGGGAATTCTTCCTTCCTGTCAATACAATTAAATGCAGCCTTTCTCAATGGTGGATAGACGtattaatttattatataaataagGTGGCGAGCATTTCAAATCCATGGAACAATATCCCATAATATCCGTTAAACCGTCTGCATCTCCCCACGCAGCCCTGACAGCATAGCTTTGTGTTTTCCGTGCGTGCGGTACTTTCGACAGGGTCAGCCCTCTATGCACTTGGAAGCCACTGTGATGACCATGAATGCGACCCCTACCGTCACCTGTCGGAACCTACAATCTCCCTCCAAGGGAGGGCGCTGTTCCTGCAGCGAAATCATCGGAGGAAGTGCGCTGCTGCTCCTTCTGCTCTGGAGCGAAGTGTGATGGAGCCAGCAGGCGAGGGCTCGAACCACCATAGCGGATGTAGAACGACCCGGACAACGTTATTATTATGTTGATTGTGCGTGTTTAGCCAAATCTACTTTGAATCAGTCATTCATGTATATAAGCTTCGCTCCCTTTTCTTGGTTGATTACCTTGATTAATGAACTTGTATTCCTCGTTTAACATAGTTGACGTTGTCTTTTATAAGCCAAAAATGGGTTGTAATCTTACCATATATCATATTTAGtcctattaattatttgaaTATGAGAGCAGGTACTTCTATGCTATATTTTAAATGGTTGAATTATTGGCCACTTTTGGatagattattttttaattcatgtCAGTTGGGATGTGATTAGTACAATATACAATGCATCccaaaaaaaatcacaatcAAACTAATCAGTCAATCATTTAACCAAATATTATTGTTGTTACAAATTTTGTGCACACATCGGACGGAAACAGTGGATTGACCCAACCTTGTAAGAATAAAACGTTTCCTGTGATGGTTGTGTTTCCAATTTGTTGAGCTGTTACACAGAGGATAGGGGGTCTCTTGAACGCTTCAGAATATACTGTGTGAAGGGGCGGGGCCACGGAGCTTGAATGGCCCTGACTCCGCCCACCCACGTCCAGCTCGGCACCCGCGGCACTTCTCGCTTTGACGGTGAATGAACGCGTAGGAGCTAGCTGGTTAGCAGGCTAGTTGTTTTGGCGATGTGGCTACAATCAGAATGATCTCACAGCGAGAAAGGGGAGAGTTTGCTCGGTTTTACACTGTCACAGACCCCACCAAGCATCCCAAAGGTTACACTGTCTACAAAGTCACGGCGAGGGTAAGTCAAAGATGGGCTGAGACAAGCTAACGCTGCTGTTGGTTTGTGTGCTGCTCCTTCAAGTTCCATTGTTTTGATTTTAGACACGGGTAACGCAGATTAAGCCATGCCCGTTTGAACCGTCCAAGCTGTTAACCTGGCCAGCGTTGCACAGGAACAAGGCAGACATGGATGTCGTGATTTGTTTAGATGGCTAGCCGACGAGCTACTACTGCTGGGGTAGCAGCAGACCACCATCCAGGGTCCTAGCTGCCTCACGGCTATCTTCCGTGGTTAGGCTGTCTTTGGGTTCTATCTGCTGTGGTTAAGCCCAGGGTTAGGCTGTCTGTGGGTCAATAGGGGCTTCAGCCGGGCTGACAGCTGGTCAGGAGGGTTTGGCAGAGGGTCACATCTGGAAATGTTCTTGAAACAAACGCACGTAGCTCTCTTtgccttcctctgcctctctctctctctctctctctctctctctctctctctctctctctctctctctctctctctctctctctgtctctctctctctctcttcgaaAAAGCTTCATTGGAtctatacatttgcattgccaaagcaggtgaacaatgaaataaaaagtaaaaaggttAAGTATATATTGTAAGTATAAAcctttaaatacaaaatatctatacacatcaaatgttatactataaaagtactttaaaaagtaaaatgtgcgatattataaaaatgacaaaaattACAGTATCTCGtataaacagataaattaaaGATCCACTCTaaatacacagtatttacaTTACGGAGGATT
Encoded proteins:
- the moxd1l gene encoding DBH-like monooxygenase protein 2 homolog, with translation MKGSVRMWPQLALLYLLTAGPTWSSAALVDLPFMEYLDSNQLVLLQWGFDEVVGNITFTLSIKTSGWIGFGLSPKGNMRGADMVIGSFGTSGIYFQDHHATGNVLPMVDSTQDYFLHSMTEVEGRTSMTFQRAIQTCDEEDFHITAVPIKLIYAYGQTDEIKYHGFNRGTKEVNLLRYITRDRSQEGEHFDFKIDNITIPANITYYHCRVMKMPRFDVTQHVYRIEPRIDNLDMVHHMILYGCPLHVTDDYDGPCYAGNKADNCIKVMAVWGVGAGAYELPADAGIPIGGPNKDTLYRLETHYNNPATIAGRQDSSGLRIRHTSNLRRYNVGTLTTGVVPSHDYRIPPGATQFHTYGTCNTSLFSELMEDPVPDLKVFALLLHTHLAGRKIRAGLFRDGQQVDFLALDENYDFAMQEVISVGSIKTIKPNDTILVECNYMTTNRSGYTHMGLGTMDEMCLAFLLYYPEIPINSCWSTPDQRNIESVPNELQPADQEDIITYENQLSSSPQYQIVSRNEGQPSMHLEATVMTMNATPTVTCRNLQSPSKGGRCSCSEIIGGSALLLLLLWSEV